A region from the Brachyspira hampsonii genome encodes:
- a CDS encoding AI-2E family transporter — MISKNNFFSKDNNSLIHNKIFIIGGEILLVAIVFMAFFYFCYLIKEIINPIILFLILIAALIPFWKYIWAKTSIVLILALFTLWVIKEAGYLVAPFIWGIFIAYMFDPLITKMQKKIPRIAAVLLIYIPLLILAIIFFIFILPRTIEQIEVIFKTLPQYVDKIYSSISGMLITLSEKLNRTIGKSFDVNLEIDSQAINDFLFGNSGVITLMYKKIIDFRFQNINSITKIFSIIFSYFVILPFVTFYLMLDFQNIKERIIKLVPMRWQNSVSNIIKNSNYIINGYVVGMTILAISFFIITYIFLSVTNTKYAFILALLRGILNYIPFIGPFAAFISALFIGIITEQIWWYGALKMCIIYGIIQVIDSGIMAPKILGKSVKIHPIAVMFSTIIGGVLFGFLGVLFAVPFCGIILIIIKNFFNKYYHSKFYTLNKRGE; from the coding sequence ATGATTAGTAAAAATAATTTTTTTTCTAAAGACAATAATTCTTTAATACATAATAAAATTTTCATTATTGGCGGAGAAATACTATTAGTCGCTATAGTATTTATGGCATTTTTTTATTTTTGTTATTTAATTAAAGAAATAATCAATCCTATTATACTATTTCTTATACTTATAGCAGCTTTAATACCATTTTGGAAATATATATGGGCAAAAACTTCAATAGTATTAATATTAGCACTATTCACTTTATGGGTAATTAAAGAAGCCGGATATTTAGTAGCCCCGTTCATTTGGGGTATATTCATTGCATATATGTTTGACCCATTAATAACCAAAATGCAGAAAAAAATTCCTAGAATAGCAGCCGTACTATTAATATATATACCATTACTGATATTGGCTATAATATTCTTTATATTCATACTTCCTAGAACTATAGAACAGATTGAAGTAATATTTAAAACATTGCCGCAGTATGTAGATAAAATATACAGCTCTATATCAGGCATGCTTATAACATTATCTGAAAAATTAAATAGAACTATAGGAAAAAGTTTTGATGTAAATTTAGAAATAGATTCGCAAGCTATAAATGACTTTTTATTTGGAAATAGCGGCGTAATAACTTTAATGTATAAAAAAATTATAGATTTTAGATTCCAGAATATAAACAGCATAACAAAAATATTCAGCATAATATTTTCATATTTTGTAATACTTCCATTTGTAACTTTTTATCTGATGCTTGATTTTCAAAATATCAAGGAAAGAATTATAAAATTAGTTCCTATGAGATGGCAAAATTCTGTAAGTAATATAATAAAAAATTCAAATTATATAATAAACGGCTATGTAGTTGGAATGACTATATTAGCTATATCATTTTTTATAATAACTTATATATTTCTCTCTGTAACAAATACTAAATATGCATTTATATTAGCTTTACTTAGAGGAATTTTAAATTATATACCATTTATAGGTCCATTTGCAGCATTTATCTCAGCATTATTTATAGGAATCATTACAGAACAAATATGGTGGTACGGAGCTTTAAAAATGTGTATAATATACGGAATCATACAAGTAATAGATTCAGGAATAATGGCTCCTAAAATATTAGGTAAATCAGTAAAGATACACCCTATAGCTGTAATGTTCAGTACTATTATAGGCGGAGTTCTTTTCGGTTTTCTGGGAGTGTTATTTGCCGTTCCATTCTGTGGAATTATACTTATAATAATAAAAAACTTTTTTAATAAATATTATCATTCAAAATTTTATACTTTAAATAAAAGAGGCGAATAA
- a CDS encoding ankyrin repeat domain-containing protein, which produces MKNPILILSIIIFLAFIPFNNLYPLSQDEETFLDAAIFGDEDVIEKIIAKNINVNIQDDVGNTALILACMEGHVKVVELLIKANADKSIVNKHGNDALFYAKRNNYNDIIKMLE; this is translated from the coding sequence ATGAAAAACCCTATACTTATATTATCAATAATTATATTTTTAGCTTTTATACCATTTAATAATCTCTATCCTCTTAGTCAAGATGAAGAAACTTTTTTAGATGCTGCTATATTTGGAGATGAAGATGTCATAGAAAAAATTATTGCTAAAAATATTAATGTTAATATACAAGATGATGTAGGAAATACTGCTCTTATATTAGCATGCATGGAAGGGCATGTTAAAGTTGTAGAGTTATTAATTAAAGCAAATGCCGACAAGTCAATAGTCAATAAACATGGAAATGATGCTTTATTTTATGCTAAAAGAAACAATTATAATGATATAATAAAAATGCTTGAATAG
- a CDS encoding winged helix-turn-helix transcriptional regulator yields the protein MKKDSLKEKYMEDTGFAYTMSLISGKYKMIILYILSELKVVRYNELKRIISAISHKTLSLTLKELEKDDLVIRKEYPQIPPKVEYSLSKRGKSLIPILDAICVWGEKNRK from the coding sequence ATGAAAAAAGATAGCTTGAAAGAAAAATATATGGAAGATACAGGTTTTGCATATACTATGTCATTGATATCTGGTAAATATAAAATGATAATATTATATATATTGTCAGAATTAAAAGTTGTAAGATATAATGAATTAAAAAGAATAATATCAGCAATATCTCATAAAACATTAAGCCTGACTTTAAAAGAATTAGAAAAAGACGATCTAGTAATTAGAAAGGAATATCCTCAAATACCTCCTAAAGTAGAGTATAGTTTATCAAAAAGAGGAAAATCTTTAATACCTATACTAGATGCTATATGTGTATGGGGAGAGAAAAACAGAAAATAA
- a CDS encoding SRPBCC family protein, giving the protein MLVYLVPIFIILPLLLMAIMIFLPTLIGKNIPPAFSKEKTQVFNIKRDELYNLLIDYENYPAWLKYISIVRVEKLDNDKLKIMQTYSNRRTYQELIEVRRIENSEISIVKMENEFTALWTYILEDTENGRTRLTIKETMYVYHPYLRFMLKYVLIDENGKNDFFRRVRSFINKKNKNN; this is encoded by the coding sequence ATGTTAGTTTACTTAGTACCAATATTTATAATACTTCCATTACTACTAATGGCTATAATGATATTTCTTCCAACATTGATAGGAAAGAATATCCCGCCTGCTTTCTCAAAAGAAAAAACTCAAGTATTTAATATTAAAAGAGATGAACTATATAATTTGCTTATAGATTATGAAAACTACCCTGCTTGGTTAAAATATATATCAATAGTTCGCGTAGAAAAACTAGATAATGATAAATTAAAAATAATGCAGACATATTCAAATAGAAGAACATATCAGGAATTAATAGAAGTAAGAAGAATAGAAAACAGCGAAATATCAATAGTAAAAATGGAAAATGAATTTACAGCCTTATGGACATATATATTAGAAGATACTGAAAATGGCAGAACAAGACTAACAATAAAAGAAACAATGTATGTATATCATCCATATTTAAGATTTATGCTGAAATATGTACTTATAGATGAAAATGGTAAAAATGACTTCTTTAGAAGGGTAAGAAGTTTTATTAATAAAAAAAATAAAAATAATTAA
- a CDS encoding CASTOR/POLLUX-related putative ion channel: MFNEMHKYIKYRVDRLFNKGIIYQLIILIIGIISMLLITSVFMRFLFNYPLEKAFWEGLTQFVATGNISAVDGHIGVVIIFLIINFVGVCVWGLLIAMINNSLQIRIYNLSKGNAFIMEHNHSIILGYGEEALTIIEEFIIGRAKKIVLLSEHNADSIKKRIAFMNKHGKADIIIREGNPNIMENLKLLNVEKSHSISIINDDDTDSLKILLSLKKISDESNSKNKSMNICVLLNNMESIEIIKSIEDASFKIHAVYKYEILYKLIAQSIVYTGLSSVYEELFSYDGNDIKIEKDHNLNNMKFIDASRKVLNKNEILLGFINNQDKTLFSPGCNSIVKEKDDLIILFKNKVKSSINISSHVGVEPKYKHKVLLICNDIISSEIMEIISIYNNDSEIIQIDYNKIKDEKIKYQYLLDIINSKNITKIIIISENIETDVKAINILLIIRQIIRKNDYHIPILSLINSIENRDLIYSEDVRDFIVSGKLIGMLMAHASLNPDILSVFNGLLSKNGKDIIMQKYSDYFNEPKEFIDVHIELLQKDVILIGIKSVSKIILNPMPNTIINILDEIVVITNYETI; the protein is encoded by the coding sequence TATAGAGTAGATAGACTATTTAATAAAGGTATAATATACCAGCTTATTATATTGATTATAGGCATTATATCTATGCTTTTAATAACTTCTGTATTTATGCGTTTTTTATTTAACTATCCATTAGAAAAAGCTTTTTGGGAAGGTCTTACGCAATTTGTAGCTACAGGCAACATATCAGCAGTTGACGGACATATTGGTGTTGTAATAATATTTTTGATTATTAATTTTGTGGGTGTATGTGTTTGGGGGCTTTTGATTGCTATGATTAATAATTCTTTACAAATTAGAATATATAATTTAAGTAAAGGAAACGCTTTTATAATGGAGCATAATCATTCTATTATCCTTGGATATGGAGAAGAAGCTCTGACAATTATTGAAGAGTTTATTATAGGAAGAGCCAAAAAAATAGTTTTACTTTCAGAACATAATGCTGACAGCATCAAAAAAAGAATTGCCTTCATGAACAAACATGGAAAAGCTGATATTATAATAAGAGAAGGCAATCCTAATATAATGGAAAACCTTAAACTTTTGAATGTAGAAAAATCTCATAGCATATCAATAATAAATGATGATGATACAGATTCATTAAAAATATTATTATCTCTAAAAAAAATCTCTGATGAATCCAATAGCAAAAATAAGAGCATGAATATTTGTGTTCTTCTAAATAATATGGAAAGTATAGAAATTATAAAATCAATAGAAGATGCATCATTTAAAATACATGCCGTGTACAAATATGAAATTCTATATAAACTCATAGCACAAAGTATAGTGTATACAGGATTAAGCAGTGTTTATGAGGAGCTTTTCTCCTATGATGGAAACGACATAAAAATAGAAAAAGATCATAATTTAAATAACATGAAATTTATAGATGCAAGCAGAAAAGTATTAAATAAAAATGAAATATTATTGGGGTTTATTAATAATCAAGATAAAACATTATTCAGTCCGGGATGTAATAGCATAGTTAAAGAAAAAGATGATTTAATCATATTATTTAAAAATAAAGTAAAATCAAGTATTAATATTAGTTCTCATGTCGGAGTAGAGCCTAAGTATAAGCATAAAGTATTATTAATATGTAATGATATAATAAGCTCAGAAATTATGGAAATAATATCTATATATAATAATGACAGCGAAATTATACAGATAGATTATAACAAAATAAAAGATGAAAAAATAAAATATCAATATTTATTAGATATAATAAATAGTAAAAATATAACTAAGATAATAATCATATCCGAAAATATAGAAACAGATGTAAAAGCAATTAATATACTCCTCATTATAAGACAAATAATCAGAAAAAATGACTACCATATACCAATATTATCTTTAATAAATTCAATAGAAAACAGAGATTTAATATATTCAGAAGATGTAAGAGATTTTATAGTAAGCGGCAAACTAATAGGAATGCTTATGGCACATGCTTCTCTCAATCCGGATATACTATCAGTATTTAATGGTCTATTAAGTAAAAATGGTAAAGATATTATTATGCAGAAATATTCAGATTATTTTAATGAACCTAAAGAGTTTATAGATGTGCATATAGAACTTTTACAGAAAGACGTTATATTAATAGGTATAAAAAGTGTATCAAAAATTATATTGAATCCAATGCCTAATACAATAATTAATATACTAGATGAAATAGTTGTAATAACTAATTATGAAACTATATAA
- a CDS encoding CASTOR/POLLUX-related putative ion channel: MLSSIENRNLIDSNDIKDFIVSGRLIGMLMATSSTNADLLYVFNDLLTKNGNDIIMIPYEKYFSDIESIFFYKLYLELLKRNIVTIGIKHRSKIILNPDYDYQVDREHELVIIIDSNIKE; the protein is encoded by the coding sequence TTGCTAAGTTCTATAGAAAATAGGAATTTAATAGATTCAAATGATATAAAAGATTTCATAGTAAGCGGAAGATTAATAGGAATGCTTATGGCGACATCTTCTACTAATGCAGATTTACTTTATGTATTTAATGATCTATTAACAAAAAACGGTAATGATATTATTATGATTCCTTATGAAAAATATTTTTCAGATATTGAAAGTATATTTTTCTATAAACTATATTTGGAATTGCTTAAAAGAAATATAGTTACTATAGGAATAAAACATAGATCAAAAATAATATTAAATCCTGATTATGACTATCAGGTTGATAGAGAACATGAATTAGTTATTATAATAGATAGTAATATAAAAGAATAA